From the Lathyrus oleraceus cultivar Zhongwan6 chromosome 4, CAAS_Psat_ZW6_1.0, whole genome shotgun sequence genome, one window contains:
- the LOC127137958 gene encoding uncharacterized protein LOC127137958, whose product MDRTWMYDRVYSNRHGLKEEYVRGVKDFVKRALKQPICKSEGGIRCPCINCKCLKIRTPTNVRLHLYRDGFQPDYWIWTQHGEVELNVNTRNDSNSSEHVHHDDQIEAMNQMVYDAFRPYGVFSHVNDNIEVEEYTEDEFPNEDAKRFYDKLISFNKPIYEGATQSILSISTQLLEIRSNWHVPQKGLDFVAQMLKSVCPVQKCLPENYYQATQLVSKLGLKVEKIDCCKNGCMLYYKDDSNLSECKFCNAPRFIPRKTGMGKYKDIPVKRMFYFPIIPRLQRLYASTESASEMRWHHMNKNSSNILRHPSDGKAWKHFDSVYPDFSREPRNVRLGLCSDGFTPYIQASASPYSCWPIIVTPYNLPPEMCMTKPYLFLACLIPGPKNPKLKIDVYLQPLIDDLHRLWSNGILTYDISTKQNFIMKACLMWTINDFPAYGMLSGWGTQGKLACPHCMEHTDAFTLKSGHKNSWFDCHRRFLPSNHSFRRSKRSFLKNRVVTNEPPPISTGKDIWAVISNFPKVTEIGWEAKWKEFEGYGVDHNWKKRSIFWDLPYWKDNLLRHNLDVMHIEKNVFDNIFNTVMNVKDKTKDNEKAREDLAKLCFRGDLELQPLENGKNGKPKASYTLTKSEAKLVCKWLKELRMPDGYASNLSRCANVEKGTVHGMKIHDCHVFMECLLPIAFHSLPDLVWKPLTELSRFFKDLCCNTLRMDDLIKLDENIPIIICKLERIFPPGFFDSMEHLPIHLAKEAILGGPVQYRWMYPFERFMGVSKRAVTNKARVEGSICSDYIHRETNYFCSHYFNSFRLLPTINLSNKPHLDNDDILPTMSILQSGGRPSGKSRKYFLSDKEWKSSHVHVLINCDEVKPYLDIFLENHSLDIEDSSGRIHIEFPIWLKKYVNEETNGVTNQDIIALYRSPASMAISWNMYFINGYKFHTEEWSKGRKTSNCGVHVKGLAEGGNTDFYGIIKHIFELDYFGLKHKIPVFYCEWFDPTRNTGTKVHPQYKTVDIKMDKRYRPYDPFILAQNARQVYYVPYLEMCRDMRGWCAAITTKPRGRVEIDNIEDEVPYQSDGMLPALPNVEIEAISCLRDMSQLDVFEEIFDCSTSEADRG is encoded by the exons ATGGATCGTACTTGGATGTACGATAGAGTATATTCCAATAGACACGGATTGAAAGAAGAGTATGTTCGCGGGGTTAAAGACTTCGTAAAGAGGGCTTTGAAACAACCTATTTGTAAATCTGAGGGAGGGATAAGGTGTCCGTGTATAAATTGCAAGTGTCTCAAGATAAGAACACCAACTAATGTTAGACTTCACTTGTATCGAGATGGATTTCAACCAGACTATTGGATTTGGACTCAACATGGAGAAGTAGAGCTCAATGTTAATACAAGGAATGATTCAAATAGTAGTGAGCATGTGCATCATGATGACCAAATTGAGGCAATGAATCAGATGGTGTATGATGCTTTTAGGCCTTATGGAGTATTCTCTCACGTGAATGATAACATAGAAGTTGAGGAATATACGGAGGATGAGTTTCCCAACGAAGATGCCAAACGATTTTATGACAAGTTGATATCTTTCAACAAGCCCATTTATGAGGGAGCTACCCAATCAATATTATCAATATCTACTCAACTTCTTGAAATTAGGTCTAATTGGCATGTACCACAAAAAGGTTTAGATTTTGTTGCACAAATGCTTAAAAGTGTATGTCCAGTTCAAAAATGCTTGCCCGAGAACTATTACCAAGCAACACAGTTGGTATCTAAGTTAGGGCTAAAGGTTGAGAAGATTGATTGTTGTAAGAATGGTTGTATGTTATATTACAAGGATGATAGCAATCTATCAGAGTGCAAATTTTGTAATGCTCCTAGGTTCATTCCTCGCAAGACTGGCATGGGAAAGTACAAAGATATCCCAGTGAAGAGAATGTTCTACTTCCCAATCATTCCCAGATTACAAAGATTGTATGCATCAACTGAGTCGGCAAGTGAAATGAGATGGCATCACATGAACAAAAATAGTTCCAACATCCTTCGCCACCCGTCAGATGGAAAAGCATGGAAACATTTTGATAGTGTATATCCTGACTTTTCTAGGGAACCCAGAAATGTAAGGTTGGGTCTGTGTTCAGATGGTTTTACTCCTTACATTCAAGCGTCTGCTTCTCCATACTCATGTTGGCCAATAATAGTTACTCCGTATAATCTCCCCCCTGAAATGTGCATGACCAAACCATACTTGTTTTTGGCATGCCTCATACCCGGACCTAAAAACCCTAAATTAAAGATAGATGTCTACTTGCAACCATTGATTGATGATCTACATCGATTGTGGTCCAATGGAATATTGACCTATGATATATCTACAAAACAAAACTTCATCATGAAAGCCTGCTTGATGTGgacaattaatgattttccagccTATGGTATGTTATCTGGATGGGGAACACAAGGTAAattggcatgccctcattgtATGGAACACACTGATGCTTTCACCTTGAAAAGTGGCCATAAGAATTCCTGGTTTGACTGTCATCGTCGTTTCTTGCCATCTAATCACTCCTTCAGAAGGAGTAAAAGAAGTTTCCTAAAAAATAGGGTTGTGACCAATGAGCCACCTCCCATTTCCACAGGGAAAGATATATGGGCGGTAATAAGTAATTTTCCAAAAGTTACTGAAATTGGATGGGAGGCGAAATGGAAAGAATTCGAAGGGTATGGAGTGGATCACAATTGGAAAAAGCGAAGTATTTTTTGGGATCTCCCATATTGGAAGGATAACTTGTTAAGGCATAACCTCGATGTGATGCACATAGAAAAAAACGTTTTCGATAATATATTTAATACTGTCATGAATGTTAAGGATAAAACAAAGGATAATGAAAAGGCAAGAGAAGACTTGGCTAAATTATGCTTTCGCGGGGACTTGGAGCTCCAACCCTTAGAAAACGGAAAGAATGGTAAACCAAAGGCTAGTTACACTCTAACCAAATCTGAAGCCAAGTTGGTTTGTAAATGGCTTAAGGAATTGAGAATGCCAGATGGCTATGCTTCAAACCTCAGTAGGTGTGCCAATGTAGAAAAGGGTACGGTGCATGGGATGAAGATCCATGATTGTCATGTTTTCATGGAATGTTTACTCCCAATTGCATTCCATTCATTGCCAGATTTGGTTTGGAAACCATTAACTGAGCTAAGTCGATTCTTTAAAGATCTTTGTTGCAATACATTGAGGATGGACGACTTAATTAAGTTGGATGAGAATATTCCAATTATCATATGCAAGTTGGAAAGGATTTTTCCACCAGGTTTCTTTGACTCAATGGAGCATCTTCCAATCCATCTTGCCAAAGAAGCAATTCTAGGTGGTCCAGTACAGTACCGATGGATGTATCCATTCGAAAG ATTTATGGGAGTCTCAAAGAGGGCAGTGACAAATAAGGCTAGAGTTGAAGGTTCCATATGCAGTGATTATATACATCGCGAGACAAATTACTTTTGCTCTCATTATTTCAACTCTTTCCGTTTGTTGCCAACCATAAATCTTAGTAACAAACCTCATTTAGACAATGATGACATTCTACCTACAATGTCCATTCTACAAAGTGGCGGTCGACCAAGTGGGAAGTCACGAAAATATTTTCTATCTGATAAGGAATGGAAGTCTTCACATGTGCATGTCTTGATAAATTGTGATGAGGTTAAACCATATCTTGA CATATTCTTAGAGAACCACTCTCTAGATATAGAAGATTCATCTGGGCGCATACATATAGAGTTTCCCATATGGCTGAAGAAATATGTAAATGAGGAGACAAATGGAGTTACTAACCAAGATATAATTGCCTTGTATCGCAGTCCTGCATCAATGGCCATATCATGGAACATGTATTTTATCAATGGGTACAAGTTTCATACTGAAGAATGGAGCAAAGGTAGAAAAACTAGCAATTGTGGTGTGCACGTGAAAGGTCTTGCAGAAGGAGGAAATACTGATTTTTATGGAATAATCAAACATATCTTTGAGCTAGATTACTTTGGTCTGAAGCATAAGATTCCAGTTTTTTATTGTGAATGGTTTGATCCAACAAGGAATACGGGCACAAAGGTTCACCCACAATATAAAACTGTGGATATTAAGATGGATAAACGTTATCGTCCTTATGATCCTTTCATCCTTGCACAAAATGCAAGACAAGTGTATTATGTCCCATATCTAGAAATGTGTAGAGATATGCGTGGATGGTGTGCGGCAATCACCACAAAACCAAGGGGTCGCGTAGAGATTGACAACATAGAGGATGAAGTACCTTATCAATCTGATGGGATGTTACCGGCGCTACCCAATGTAGAAATTGAAGCAATATCTTGTTTGCGTGACATGTCACAATTAGATGTGTTTGAAGAGATTTTTGATTGCTCTACTAGTGAAGCAGATAGAGGGTGA